One window of the Pleurocapsa minor HA4230-MV1 genome contains the following:
- a CDS encoding PadR family transcriptional regulator: MLELAALGLLLKKPLHGYLLKQQLERFMSGCISVNYGAIYPLLKRLEKQKYIKTQALTDAGSNRKVYQITELGRDRWREKMLAHPHESWVNSRSRFIIKFFFFSQLEPTERVKLMQSRLMTCQLRLENRESQIVEQAEDPYRAIALQRHLANLRCEIEWLKKQILREENNTISNNLG, translated from the coding sequence ACGGATATCTTCTCAAACAACAGTTAGAAAGGTTTATGAGTGGCTGTATCAGCGTCAACTACGGTGCTATCTATCCTCTATTGAAGCGACTAGAAAAACAGAAATACATTAAAACTCAAGCATTGACAGATGCTGGCTCAAATCGTAAAGTCTATCAAATTACCGAATTAGGGCGCGATCGCTGGCGCGAAAAAATGTTGGCGCATCCTCATGAAAGCTGGGTTAACAGTCGTTCCCGCTTTATCATTAAATTCTTTTTCTTTAGTCAATTAGAACCGACAGAACGAGTTAAACTGATGCAGTCTCGTTTAATGACCTGTCAATTGCGCTTAGAAAATCGCGAATCACAAATTGTTGAGCAAGCCGAGGATCCCTATCGGGCGATCGCTTTGCAACGCCATCTAGCAAATCTCCGCTGTGAAATTGAATGGTTAAAAAAACAAATTCTCAGAGAAGAAAATAATACAATATCCAATAATTTAGGTTGA